One Bythopirellula goksoeyrii genomic window, GTTTTAGAACACGGCCAGATTTCCGAAGTGGGCACGCATGCCGCGCTCATGGAGACCAACGGTAAATATCGGAGAATGGTCGACTTACAAACTCAGCCGCAGGAGAAAAGCACGTCGGATGCCGATGCGAGTTCATCTATTTCACTTTGACACCTCCAGTGCTGTTTGTAACAATAGATGCATGCAAATCGATATCTCCCAAGACGATTACGATAGACTTGCTAAACATGCGGACGCGGCAGGCTATGCTGACGTCCCCGCTTTCATTTCGGCTTTGGCCAGTGAACCGATTGAGGATCCCCGCGGCATCCTCTCCGATGAAGATCTTCGAGTGAGCATCTCTGAATGCGAGAAGGCCCATGCAGACATACAAGCGGGGGGAGGGCGTGATTTTCGTGAAGCAATACTCGAGATCGGGCGGAAGTTTGGATTCGAACTTCCCTAATGAAGATTTATCGCATCATTCTCTCTGACGATGCCTTTGACGACATTGAGCATATACTGCATTACATCGCCAAAGATCAAGGGTCGCCCCTCAATGCCGAACGGTGGTGTAAGAAAGTCCTCAAGGAAATCTATTCCCTTGAAAAAATGCCGGAGCGTTGCCCATACGCACCAGAAAATAATGAGAGCGATTTAACGATTCGAATGTTGCGGATCGATAGTTGTCTGTTCCTCTACTGCATTGTTGAGAAAACTAATACTGTAGAAATACTTCGGGTTCGTCACGGCAGTCGACAACCATACCGTATCGATTGATGAAGCAATGGAGCAGTTTGCTGCGTGCTCAGTGATGTCGGGCAGAAGTTGCAGAACTCTGTATCATTTTTC contains:
- a CDS encoding type II toxin-antitoxin system RelE/ParE family toxin gives rise to the protein MKIYRIILSDDAFDDIEHILHYIAKDQGSPLNAERWCKKVLKEIYSLEKMPERCPYAPENNESDLTIRMLRIDSCLFLYCIVEKTNTVEILRVRHGSRQPYRID